A genome region from Chengkuizengella sp. SCS-71B includes the following:
- a CDS encoding response regulator transcription factor, with translation MTKILIVDDHAVVRTGLMMLLDANPHVEVIGEAAEGNEAIQKSLDLKPDVVLMDLSMPQGKDGLSATTELKKLMPETNILILTMHDDEEYLFRVIQAGASGYILKSAPHEELLNAIHCVASGSAYLYPSAIKTLMEEYLEKVKQGENFDTFDLLSDREKEVLTWVAKGYANKDIGEQLNISVKTVETHKSKLMEKLNLRTRPELVKYALKKGLLHFE, from the coding sequence ATGACAAAAATTCTCATCGTAGACGATCATGCAGTTGTCAGGACAGGTCTAATGATGTTGTTAGATGCTAATCCACATGTTGAAGTCATTGGTGAAGCTGCCGAAGGTAATGAGGCAATTCAAAAATCTCTTGATTTAAAACCTGATGTTGTACTAATGGATCTTAGTATGCCACAGGGAAAAGATGGCTTGTCAGCTACCACTGAACTTAAAAAATTAATGCCAGAAACAAACATATTGATTCTTACCATGCACGATGATGAAGAGTATTTGTTTCGAGTAATTCAAGCTGGGGCTTCTGGATACATTCTTAAAAGCGCTCCTCATGAAGAATTATTAAATGCCATTCACTGTGTGGCTTCAGGATCTGCTTATTTATACCCTTCAGCGATCAAAACATTAATGGAAGAATATCTTGAGAAAGTAAAACAAGGGGAGAATTTTGATACTTTTGATTTATTATCTGATCGTGAAAAAGAAGTATTAACTTGGGTAGCTAAAGGGTATGCCAATAAGGACATTGGTGAACAATTAAACATTAGTGTGAAAACAGTTGAAACACATAAAAGCAAATTAATGGAGAAATTGAATTTAAGAACAAGGCCGGAATTAGTGAAATATGCTTTAAAAAAGGGGCTGCTTCATTTTGAATAG
- a CDS encoding PAS domain-containing sensor histidine kinase, protein MNRNNQYPDINQNVKHLLSNIDASIVSSKTKEKLQETLNQLVDLKTALDESSIVAVTDQHGIINYVNDKFCEISKYSREELIGRNHRIVNSGHHSEKFMSNLWNTILNGEVWKGEIRNKAKDGSLYWVNTTIVPFLNEANQPYQFLSIRTEITKLKQAEKELKNMMTKLMNVQEDERRKISRELHDGIGQRLFSLLIQIDQISHDIEHDNLEIMRNDVSNIIQEIRDMSWELRPSVLDDLGVVPAIRSYLKEYSQHYGIEVQLDTNIKKRLQIDIETTIYRVIQEALTNIGKYADVSEAFVKMIEDENGIEVSIMDYGHGFVRQRDMKGVGLFSMEERARAVNGHLEIDSEPEKGTHIKLTINKSQLNSSL, encoded by the coding sequence TTGAATAGAAATAATCAATATCCTGATATTAATCAAAATGTAAAACATCTTCTTTCCAATATAGATGCTAGTATCGTTTCTTCAAAAACAAAGGAAAAATTACAAGAAACATTAAACCAATTAGTGGATCTTAAAACCGCACTAGATGAATCGTCTATTGTGGCAGTAACGGATCAGCATGGCATCATTAATTATGTTAATGATAAGTTCTGTGAAATATCAAAATATTCAAGAGAAGAATTAATAGGACGAAATCATCGTATTGTTAATTCTGGACATCATTCTGAAAAATTCATGAGCAATCTATGGAATACGATATTGAACGGCGAAGTATGGAAAGGTGAGATTAGAAATAAAGCGAAGGATGGTTCGCTTTATTGGGTGAATACAACAATAGTCCCTTTTTTAAACGAAGCAAACCAACCTTATCAGTTTTTATCTATTCGTACGGAAATTACAAAACTAAAACAAGCTGAAAAAGAACTTAAAAATATGATGACTAAACTTATGAATGTACAAGAGGACGAAAGAAGGAAAATATCTAGAGAACTACACGATGGAATTGGCCAGCGATTATTTTCTCTACTCATTCAAATTGATCAGATCTCTCATGACATTGAACATGATAACTTAGAAATAATGCGGAATGATGTTTCAAATATCATACAAGAAATTCGCGATATGTCTTGGGAGCTTAGACCTTCTGTTTTAGATGATTTAGGTGTAGTTCCAGCCATTCGTTCTTATTTGAAAGAATATTCACAGCATTATGGTATTGAGGTGCAACTAGACACAAACATAAAAAAACGTTTACAAATAGATATAGAAACTACCATTTATCGTGTAATTCAAGAAGCTTTGACGAACATTGGAAAATATGCAGATGTTTCAGAAGCATTTGTAAAAATGATAGAGGATGAGAACGGGATTGAAGTTAGTATTATGGATTACGGTCACGGATTTGTAAGACAAAGGGATATGAAGGGCGTAGGTTTGTTTAGTATGGAAGAGAGGGCTAGGGCAGTGAATGGTCACTTAGAAATTGATTCTGAGCCTGAAAAAGGTACTCATATTAAACTGACCATAAATAAGTCTCAATTGAATAGTTCTTTGTGA
- the glp gene encoding gephyrin-like molybdotransferase Glp produces MIGNKDIPSKFKRNIVQVPVAQKLIFKHIQDVNIEKVSLNESFGRRLAQDFIAPIDLPHFRRSGMDGYAIRSIDTKDISSSNPTIFEVTETIPSGKVPSQSISSKQAARIMTGAMLPDGADAVIMFEMTEEFIENDKKYIRIKREINKKQNVTNIGEEIKSGTPLMNKGRKIGAGEITLLATYGFHSVDVYKKPTVAIIATGSELQDIQEPLKLGKIRNSNSSMITSLVLEAGGNPVCIDKLPDDLNIAKNKILELIETVDVVITTGGVSVGDYDIMFDFFQQWNEGEMIFNKVAMRPGSPTTVGVFQNHFLFALSGNPGACFVGFELFIRPVIKGMQGSDQLYPNTFKAYLEEDFTKVNAFQRFIRAKSRIDQGSVYVKPIGEDKSSIMVSIKDANCLIVIPAGGQGLSKGDLVTVIRLKELE; encoded by the coding sequence ATGATAGGAAATAAAGATATTCCTTCAAAATTTAAGAGAAACATAGTACAAGTTCCAGTAGCACAAAAGCTTATATTTAAACATATTCAAGATGTTAATATTGAGAAGGTTTCTTTGAATGAATCGTTTGGGAGGCGATTGGCGCAAGATTTTATTGCACCAATTGACCTCCCTCATTTTCGAAGATCAGGTATGGATGGTTATGCGATCCGATCAATCGATACAAAGGATATCTCCTCCTCAAATCCAACGATTTTTGAAGTTACAGAAACAATTCCATCTGGAAAAGTACCTTCACAATCTATTTCATCAAAACAAGCTGCGAGAATTATGACAGGTGCAATGTTGCCTGACGGAGCGGATGCAGTCATTATGTTTGAAATGACCGAAGAATTCATTGAAAATGATAAAAAATACATTCGTATAAAAAGAGAGATAAACAAAAAACAAAATGTAACTAACATTGGAGAAGAAATCAAATCAGGAACTCCATTAATGAACAAAGGAAGGAAAATTGGTGCTGGGGAAATAACGCTGCTTGCAACTTATGGCTTTCATTCAGTAGATGTATATAAAAAACCTACAGTTGCCATCATTGCCACTGGATCAGAACTTCAAGATATTCAGGAACCTTTAAAGTTGGGAAAAATTAGAAATAGCAATTCTAGTATGATTACCTCTCTTGTATTAGAAGCAGGTGGAAATCCAGTATGTATTGATAAATTGCCTGATGATTTAAATATTGCTAAAAATAAAATATTAGAATTGATTGAAACGGTTGATGTAGTGATTACCACTGGAGGTGTTTCTGTTGGTGATTATGATATCATGTTTGATTTTTTTCAGCAGTGGAATGAAGGGGAAATGATATTCAATAAAGTAGCTATGCGCCCCGGCAGTCCCACAACAGTTGGTGTTTTTCAAAATCACTTTCTATTTGCATTATCAGGTAATCCAGGTGCATGTTTTGTAGGTTTTGAACTGTTTATTCGACCTGTTATTAAAGGAATGCAGGGAAGCGATCAGTTATATCCGAATACTTTCAAGGCGTATCTTGAGGAGGACTTTACTAAAGTGAACGCATTCCAAAGGTTTATCAGGGCAAAGAGTAGGATTGATCAGGGTTCTGTGTATGTTAAACCTATTGGTGAAGATAAATCAAGCATTATGGTTTCCATTAAAGATGCGAACTGCTTAATCGTAATTCCAGCTGGTGGACAAGGATTAAGTAAAGGAGATTTAGTTACAGTTATACGGTTAAAGGAATTGGAGTGA
- the mobB gene encoding molybdopterin-guanine dinucleotide biosynthesis protein B yields the protein MNKQKVIQVVGYKNTGKTTLICRLIEKLQADGFTVGAIKHDAHEFELDMEGRDTWMYQKAGAESIAITSDKGHETCIIHKKYTPLNKLLTNMKDKDLIFVEGFKLEKYQKIVMIKSEEDIELLSSLENVIAAVTWIPVRCNDHPVFSIDDINSILSLIYSKK from the coding sequence ATGAACAAACAAAAAGTCATTCAAGTTGTTGGATACAAAAATACTGGGAAAACGACATTAATATGCAGATTAATTGAAAAGTTACAAGCAGATGGATTTACGGTTGGAGCAATTAAACATGATGCACATGAGTTTGAGCTGGATATGGAAGGCAGGGATACTTGGATGTATCAGAAAGCTGGTGCTGAAAGTATTGCGATTACATCTGATAAAGGACACGAAACCTGCATCATACATAAAAAATATACACCACTAAATAAATTATTAACTAATATGAAAGACAAAGATTTGATCTTTGTGGAAGGTTTTAAACTTGAAAAATATCAGAAAATTGTTATGATCAAATCTGAAGAAGATATCGAACTTCTTTCAAGTTTGGAAAATGTCATTGCTGCCGTTACATGGATTCCTGTTAGATGTAATGATCATCCAGTATTTTCTATAGATGATATCAATTCAATTTTGTCCTTAATTTACTCGAAGAAGTAA
- the moaD gene encoding molybdopterin converting factor subunit 1, translated as MVKILLFAGLADAAGVREIEIDIIKPSMTVENVKQLLKKQYTSTAFINELDKSFASINQEYVDQDSAVTDHDEVAFIPPVSGG; from the coding sequence TTGGTAAAAATATTATTATTTGCTGGTTTAGCTGATGCGGCAGGTGTTCGAGAAATTGAAATAGATATCATTAAACCGAGTATGACAGTTGAAAATGTCAAACAATTGTTAAAAAAACAATATACTTCAACAGCATTCATAAATGAATTGGATAAAAGCTTTGCTTCAATTAATCAGGAATATGTAGATCAAGATTCAGCTGTTACAGATCATGATGAAGTTGCTTTTATTCCACCTGTAAGTGGAGGATGA
- the trhA gene encoding PAQR family membrane homeostasis protein TrhA has protein sequence MKYSHKEEIVNAITHGIGALLSIAALVLLIVFSSLYGSPWHIVSFTIFGSTMVLLYVFSTLLHSFKEGVTKNVFEILDHSAIYLLIAGTYTPFVLVTLRGPLGWTIFGIIWGLAIIGIVFKVFFVKRFIILSTIFYVLMGWMIVIGIKPLYENMIFNGFVWLVLGGILYTAGTIFYVWRKFPYHHAVWHLFVLAGSVSHFFAVLYLLPDLL, from the coding sequence ATGAAATATTCGCATAAAGAAGAAATAGTAAATGCCATTACACACGGCATCGGCGCTTTATTGAGTATTGCAGCACTTGTTTTATTAATTGTGTTTTCAAGCCTCTACGGATCTCCTTGGCATATTGTTAGTTTTACAATATTCGGGTCTACTATGGTTTTACTTTATGTATTTTCCACCTTATTGCACAGTTTTAAAGAAGGGGTTACAAAAAATGTATTTGAAATATTAGATCATTCCGCAATCTATTTGTTAATTGCTGGAACATACACACCTTTTGTACTAGTTACACTCAGAGGTCCGTTAGGTTGGACTATATTTGGTATCATTTGGGGACTCGCGATTATCGGAATTGTCTTTAAAGTATTTTTTGTAAAAAGGTTCATTATACTATCTACAATATTTTATGTTTTAATGGGTTGGATGATTGTGATAGGTATTAAACCCTTGTATGAAAACATGATATTTAATGGTTTTGTTTGGCTAGTACTCGGAGGAATATTGTATACTGCTGGAACCATTTTTTACGTTTGGAGAAAATTCCCTTACCATCATGCAGTATGGCATCTATTTGTACTTGCAGGAAGTGTGTCCCATTTCTTTGCTGTTTTATATTTATTACCTGATTTATTGTAA
- a CDS encoding Na/Pi cotransporter family protein: MDWQDLIFKFVGGLGIFLFGLKYMSEGLQKTAGDKLRSLLAKYTTNPLLGVLVGVVVTILIQSSSGTTVLAVGLVNAGLMTLRQSIGVIMGANIGTTMTAFIIAGVKIQNYALPIIAVGVFLIFFLKKKLYNYIGQVIFGFGMLFYGLKTMGSGVKPLKDLEVFKDFIINLDNPILGVIVGTIFTVIVQSSSATIGILQTIASEDLINIRQALPVLFGDNIGTTITAIIASIGASVAARRAAAAHVIFNIIGATLFIIFLYPVTQLIIWLGDFTGASVSMQIAYGHGFFNITNTLIQLPFVGLLAYLVTKLVPGEMKELEFEAKYLDERLLSNPSVGLGQAQHEIIRMGELARESLQEASNYFFNKNDKSRNMVEQTEELINELDKKTTEYLVKIQQNELSEKESGKASVLMQSINDIERIGDHSENIMELADLSILKKAEFSDEACSELKKMIELTDKTIQQSIESLENDDKKLAEQVLENEAELDNMEKQFRKAHIKRLNQNLCSGTSGAVFLDILSNLERMGDHSKNIAQYVIFGE, translated from the coding sequence ATGGACTGGCAGGATTTGATTTTTAAATTTGTAGGTGGATTAGGAATCTTTTTATTCGGTTTAAAGTATATGTCAGAAGGCTTACAGAAAACTGCTGGCGACAAATTAAGAAGTTTGTTAGCTAAATACACTACGAATCCGTTGTTAGGTGTTCTAGTTGGGGTAGTAGTTACGATATTAATACAGTCTTCTTCAGGTACAACGGTATTAGCTGTTGGTTTAGTCAACGCAGGTTTAATGACATTAAGACAATCCATCGGAGTGATTATGGGTGCTAACATAGGAACTACGATGACAGCTTTTATCATCGCAGGTGTTAAAATTCAAAACTATGCACTCCCGATAATAGCAGTTGGGGTATTTCTTATCTTCTTTTTAAAGAAAAAATTGTACAATTACATAGGACAAGTCATTTTTGGATTTGGTATGTTGTTTTATGGATTGAAAACGATGGGGAGTGGGGTTAAGCCACTAAAAGACCTTGAAGTGTTTAAGGATTTTATTATTAATTTGGATAATCCAATATTAGGTGTAATTGTAGGAACAATATTTACGGTGATTGTTCAAAGTTCAAGTGCAACGATAGGTATATTACAAACTATAGCTTCGGAGGACTTGATCAATATTAGACAAGCATTACCTGTTTTGTTTGGAGATAATATTGGAACGACAATTACTGCTATCATTGCATCAATTGGTGCTTCAGTAGCGGCAAGACGTGCTGCCGCGGCACATGTAATTTTTAATATCATTGGAGCCACTTTATTTATAATTTTTCTATACCCAGTCACTCAATTAATCATATGGTTAGGGGACTTTACTGGCGCAAGTGTAAGTATGCAAATAGCTTATGGACATGGCTTCTTTAACATAACTAACACATTGATACAATTGCCGTTTGTAGGGTTGTTAGCTTATCTTGTTACAAAACTTGTTCCAGGTGAAATGAAGGAATTAGAGTTTGAAGCCAAATACTTAGACGAACGTTTATTGTCGAATCCATCTGTTGGATTAGGGCAAGCTCAACACGAAATCATTCGTATGGGTGAGCTTGCACGAGAAAGCTTACAGGAAGCCTCAAATTACTTCTTTAATAAAAATGATAAATCAAGAAATATGGTAGAACAAACAGAAGAGTTAATTAATGAACTTGATAAAAAAACAACTGAATATTTAGTGAAAATTCAACAAAATGAACTTAGTGAAAAAGAATCAGGTAAAGCATCAGTTCTAATGCAATCGATCAATGATATTGAAAGAATAGGTGATCATTCAGAAAACATTATGGAACTAGCTGATTTATCCATTCTAAAAAAAGCTGAGTTCTCGGATGAAGCATGTTCTGAATTGAAAAAAATGATTGAGCTTACGGACAAAACGATTCAACAATCCATTGAAAGTTTAGAGAATGATGATAAGAAATTAGCTGAGCAAGTATTAGAAAATGAAGCTGAATTAGATAATATGGAGAAACAATTCCGTAAAGCACATATTAAACGATTAAACCAAAATTTATGTAGTGGAACCTCAGGTGCTGTATTTTTGGATATCTTGAGTAATTTAGAAAGAATGGGAGATCATTCGAAAAATATAGCTCAGTATGTTATTTTCGGTGAGTAA
- a CDS encoding gamma-glutamylcyclotransferase family protein, translating to MKNKQNSQSRSYYFAYGSCMNRSSFKGTVHEFEVLGRAELMNYKVAFTRESDKWGKGGIADILFTPDHVMEGILYLLPNHLIPDLDRRERAGEEFIHPMYRRINVSVLFNGVEIKAFTYEVINKEDSEIAPSEKYKNAIIAGTDLLSSNYASNLRAHMSQLMK from the coding sequence GTGAAAAATAAACAAAATTCTCAAAGTAGATCATATTATTTTGCTTATGGTTCTTGTATGAATCGAAGCTCATTTAAAGGAACAGTTCATGAATTTGAAGTATTGGGTAGAGCAGAACTAATGAATTATAAAGTAGCTTTTACTAGGGAATCAGATAAATGGGGTAAGGGAGGAATCGCTGATATTCTTTTTACACCTGACCATGTTATGGAAGGTATACTTTATTTGCTTCCAAATCATCTTATACCTGACCTAGATCGTAGAGAACGTGCTGGGGAAGAGTTTATACATCCTATGTATAGAAGAATCAATGTCAGTGTGTTATTTAATGGAGTTGAAATAAAAGCATTTACTTATGAAGTGATAAATAAAGAAGACTCAGAAATTGCACCAAGTGAGAAATATAAAAATGCCATCATTGCAGGTACAGACTTGTTAAGCAGCAATTATGCATCTAATTTGCGAGCACATATGAGTCAATTAATGAAATAA
- a CDS encoding IS4 family transposase, producing the protein MISKENFLFPIADYRTHKLTTIKSIKLFLASQIANWENYKQISRELRTSEALQQSLDLPSISPSQLSRRIRELPTEMLEALFFEMIGKVKSKTSIACSRVGPLRILDSTSLKLPATLANWAKINHKSTQVKIHMRVLSLPNGRVIPEKAIPSTGNVNDCETMDILVEDHDTIYVMDRGYVKYAQFDQWIEDNVRFVMRINEKHGVLRVEEELPVPPDTHIIRDAIIQLGSAYTQTEKSIRLVEFMDEKERKYRIATSCFDLSATEIADIYRQRWLIELFFKWLKQHLRLVKLYSYEPQGIWNQIFIVLIAYAIAMYIELGSRTKLSTWDVLQCLRTCWDKKWSVMLSELHLKPTRNSKGRQKVPRSVKPPPRLNTSVGIIKPKKR; encoded by the coding sequence TTGATTTCGAAGGAAAATTTCCTTTTTCCTATTGCAGACTATCGTACGCATAAGTTAACTACGATAAAAAGTATCAAGTTATTTCTAGCCTCTCAAATTGCGAATTGGGAAAATTATAAACAAATTTCAAGAGAATTACGTACCAGTGAAGCTCTTCAGCAAAGTCTAGATCTACCAAGTATTAGTCCGTCTCAACTCTCACGTCGAATAAGAGAACTACCTACAGAAATGTTAGAAGCGTTATTCTTTGAAATGATCGGTAAAGTAAAGTCTAAAACTTCTATCGCTTGTAGCAGAGTCGGCCCACTTCGGATTCTTGATTCTACTAGCTTGAAGCTTCCTGCTACTTTAGCTAATTGGGCGAAGATTAATCATAAATCGACCCAAGTCAAGATTCATATGCGTGTGCTTTCTCTTCCAAATGGAAGAGTCATTCCAGAAAAAGCGATCCCTTCAACAGGAAATGTGAATGATTGTGAAACCATGGATATCCTAGTGGAAGATCACGACACCATATACGTTATGGATCGTGGTTATGTAAAATACGCACAGTTCGATCAGTGGATCGAAGACAATGTTCGCTTCGTGATGCGTATTAATGAAAAGCATGGGGTTTTAAGGGTTGAGGAAGAACTGCCTGTTCCACCGGACACCCACATTATTCGGGACGCGATCATCCAATTAGGAAGTGCGTATACACAAACGGAAAAAAGCATAAGACTTGTAGAGTTTATGGATGAAAAAGAACGTAAATATAGAATAGCTACCTCTTGTTTTGACTTAAGTGCAACAGAGATTGCAGATATTTATCGTCAACGATGGCTTATTGAATTATTCTTTAAATGGTTGAAGCAACACCTACGTCTTGTAAAACTATACAGCTATGAACCTCAAGGAATTTGGAATCAAATTTTTATTGTACTCATCGCCTATGCAATTGCCATGTATATTGAGCTAGGAAGCAGAACTAAACTAAGTACCTGGGATGTACTACAATGTCTACGAACTTGTTGGGATAAAAAGTGGTCCGTTATGTTGAGTGAACTTCATCTGAAACCTACTCGAAACTCAAAGGGGAGACAGAAAGTGCCTCGATCGGTGAAACCACCTCCGAGATTAAATACATCGGTAGGTATCATCAAGCCAAAGAAAAGATAA
- a CDS encoding DUF420 domain-containing protein, which yields MSNHSPVKQRNFTPFIIALSIILVTVVALLYFLPSFEVEVGFDITLLPMLNAIFNSFTFIFLLLALISIKKKNIKVHRNFIIMAFSTTFLFLISYVTYHSLSESTLYGGEGLLRYIYYFVLLSHILLSIVIVPLALISITRGFNMQIERHRKISRWTMPIWLYVSLTGVLVYLLISPYY from the coding sequence ATGTCAAACCATTCACCTGTGAAACAACGAAATTTCACACCGTTCATTATTGCTTTATCCATTATCCTAGTGACTGTTGTCGCACTATTATACTTCCTACCTTCGTTTGAAGTTGAAGTTGGATTTGATATCACTTTGCTGCCAATGCTTAATGCTATATTTAACAGCTTTACATTTATCTTTTTATTGTTAGCTTTAATTTCAATAAAGAAGAAAAACATTAAAGTACATCGTAATTTTATTATAATGGCTTTTTCAACTACATTTTTATTCTTGATATCATATGTAACTTATCATTCTTTAAGTGAATCTACATTGTACGGTGGAGAAGGTCTTTTACGTTATATTTATTATTTTGTTTTATTATCACACATATTATTGTCCATCGTGATTGTACCACTAGCACTCATCTCCATCACGCGAGGTTTTAATATGCAAATTGAACGTCATCGTAAAATTTCACGATGGACGATGCCGATTTGGCTATATGTTAGTTTAACAGGTGTACTCGTTTATTTATTGATTTCACCTTATTACTAA
- the moaA gene encoding GTP 3',8-cyclase MoaA produces the protein MINTNNCSNILDSYQRPLRDLRISVTDRCNFRCSYCMPAEIFGPDFEFLPKNKLLSFEELERLVKIFASIGVEKIRITGGEPLLRKQLPALIHQISQVNGIKDIALTTNGSLLKKFTPALKDAGLNRITVSIDSLNQERFKQMNGVGHNVEPILEAIDYAHEAGFPIKINMVVKKGINEQDILPMAKYFKNKGHTLRFIEFMDVGNSNGWKLDEVVPSKQILDMIHKEMPLESVEANYFGEVAKRYRYKGSNTEIGFISSVTQAFCSSCTRARLSAEGFLYTCLFANKSHDLRTPLRDGATDKEIEQNILNIWNIRDDRYSEVRLKETKGLNRKKVEMSHIGG, from the coding sequence ATGATAAATACAAATAATTGTTCAAATATATTAGATTCATATCAGAGACCTTTACGTGATTTAAGAATTTCGGTTACTGATCGATGTAATTTCCGATGCTCCTATTGTATGCCGGCAGAGATATTTGGGCCTGATTTTGAATTTTTACCTAAAAACAAGCTTTTATCTTTCGAGGAATTGGAAAGACTAGTTAAAATCTTTGCAAGTATAGGCGTTGAAAAGATCCGGATTACTGGAGGAGAGCCCCTCTTAAGAAAACAGCTGCCTGCTTTAATCCATCAAATTTCTCAAGTAAATGGAATTAAGGATATTGCATTAACTACAAATGGCTCATTATTAAAAAAATTCACACCTGCTTTAAAAGATGCTGGTTTAAATCGAATAACAGTAAGTATTGACAGTTTAAATCAAGAACGTTTTAAACAAATGAACGGAGTAGGGCATAATGTAGAGCCTATTTTAGAAGCTATAGACTATGCTCATGAGGCGGGTTTTCCAATAAAAATCAATATGGTTGTAAAAAAGGGAATAAATGAGCAAGATATTTTACCAATGGCTAAATATTTTAAAAATAAAGGACACACGTTAAGATTTATTGAATTTATGGATGTAGGAAATAGCAATGGGTGGAAATTAGATGAAGTTGTTCCAAGTAAACAAATTTTAGATATGATCCATAAAGAAATGCCGTTAGAATCTGTAGAAGCGAATTATTTTGGAGAAGTAGCCAAAAGGTATAGATATAAAGGATCTAATACGGAGATTGGATTTATTTCATCCGTTACCCAAGCATTTTGCTCCTCATGCACCAGAGCAAGATTATCTGCAGAAGGTTTTTTATACACTTGTTTATTTGCAAATAAAAGTCATGATTTGCGAACTCCTTTAAGAGACGGAGCTACAGATAAAGAAATAGAACAAAACATTCTTAATATTTGGAATATACGAGATGACCGTTATTCAGAAGTTAGATTGAAAGAAACAAAGGGACTGAATAGAAAAAAAGTTGAAATGTCTCATATTGGTGGATAG
- a CDS encoding molybdenum cofactor guanylyltransferase — protein sequence MHKWVTLILAGGQSRRMGTSKTFLPRRDQLMIEHLVYISQKVSEHTIIISHENDVLRLNKLFIQNKNISVLQDDQQFKGLGPLAGLYTGMRHVKAEWYFVLANDMPNMNISYLKGLQQCTLTHSESDIIIPIDNGRMHPLAGIYRNQKNEIYEYLKDGNKKMTTYIDSLLTYKILEQEWGEWTNQGNIFFNMNTPADLTAWEKNMDI from the coding sequence ATGCATAAATGGGTTACATTGATATTAGCAGGGGGACAAAGTAGAAGAATGGGAACTTCAAAAACTTTTCTCCCTCGTAGAGATCAATTGATGATTGAACACTTAGTATATATATCACAAAAGGTTTCTGAGCACACGATTATTATAAGCCATGAAAATGATGTGCTAAGACTAAATAAATTATTCATACAAAATAAAAATATTTCAGTTTTACAGGATGACCAACAATTTAAAGGACTTGGACCTTTGGCAGGTTTGTATACGGGGATGAGACATGTGAAAGCAGAGTGGTATTTTGTTTTAGCTAATGATATGCCAAATATGAATATTTCTTATTTAAAGGGATTACAGCAATGTACGTTGACTCATTCCGAGTCTGACATCATTATCCCGATAGATAACGGACGTATGCACCCTTTAGCTGGTATATATCGAAATCAAAAAAATGAAATATATGAGTATTTAAAAGATGGTAATAAAAAAATGACAACCTACATTGATTCACTCTTAACATACAAGATATTAGAACAGGAATGGGGAGAATGGACGAATCAAGGAAACATATTTTTTAATATGAATACGCCTGCAGATTTAACAGCCTGGGAAAAAAATATGGATATATAA